DNA sequence from the Arthrobacter sp. V1I9 genome:
AGTGCGCGATGAGATCGTCTCCTTCAGTGCGCCGGGCGAACTCAAGGTTGACGCCAACGGCGTGGTCGGCGGCGGCACCCACCTCAAGCCCGAAGAGCTGCACGAACTCGTTGACGCCAAGAAGCAGGGCGGCGAAGAGGTGGTCTTCTTCGACGGCCGGAACGCGTTCGAGGCCCAGATTGGCCGCTTCAAGGACGCGGTGGTGCCGGACGTCGCCACTACCCACGACTTCATCAAGGAGCTCGATTCCGGCAAGTACGACTCCCTCAAAGACAAGCCTGTAGTCACCTACTGCACCGGCGGCATCCGCTGCGAGGTGCTCTCCAGCCTCATGGTCAACCGCGGCTTCAAAGAGGTGTACCAGCTGGACGGCGGCATTGTGCGGTACGGCGAAACCTTCAAGGACCAGGGCCTGTGGGAAGGCTCGCTGTACGTCTTCGACAAGCGCATGCACCTCGAGTTCAGCGAGGACGCCAAAACCATCGGAGAATGCACCCGCTGCGCGGCCCCCACCAGCAAGTTCGAAAACTGTTCCAACCCCAGTTGCCGTACCCTCACCCTGTACTGCGCCGAGTGCGCTTCCAGCCCGGAAACCCTGCGGTGCCCGGGAGGCTGCACCGCCTAGAATCCGTCAAGCGGGGAAGGTGCCAGGCTGCCAGGCAAACAGGTGTCACAGCCGCCGGAGGCGGTAGGCGTAATTGGCATCCCTCCTGGCCTCCACCGTGATCGTCAAGGCAGTTTCAGCAGAAAGATAGATGACGTTTTCGCGGTTGACCCCGCACCGGAGCCCCAGGTCCACCAGGGTGAGTGAGTCGCTCTCTACGGTGAACGTCACCCGCCGCTGGCTTCGGCAGGTCAGCGCCAGCGCATAGGTACCGGTTCCCACCACGGCGGTGGTTTCAGTCCGCACCTCGCCCGCGGCCAGCAGCCCGGCTCCTGCATCGACCACCGGATGCCCGGTGTCCGGCAGGGTCCGCGCCACCCAGGCTCCAAGCTCGGCCTCACTGACGGGCTCGCGCTGTGGCGGGTCCCGGGTGAACACCGGCGCCGGGGCGACCGTCTCCCCGGCCTCGGCAGAGTCGCCCCAGGTCCGGCCGTCGTCGTACGAGTATTCACAGCCGCCCAGCGCCAGCCCTGCCGTCAGCACACCGAGGACGACGGCGGCTGCCGGGTTCCGCATCAACGGCACCCCGGCTGTCCGCCCCGGAGAAGGCGCGGAGGACGTCCGCACGCTGGGCATAGTCCGACTTTAAGCCCGCGCGCTCCTGCGGGCCATACCTATTCTGCGGGCGTCAGTTGGTAGGCATAAATAAGGGGTGAGTCCACGCTGGAGGTGCTGATTTCCAGTTTGCCGGACCGCGGCAAAGTGATCCTGGTGATTTCCTTGCTGCCGTTGCAGGCCGCTCCCGCGTCCACCACAGCCTCCCCTTCCAGCGACACCGCGAAGAAGGCCTTGCCGCCGCCCTCGCAGGTTGCCGTCAGGGTGTACCGGCCGGCGGGGACATTGGCCGCCTCCTGGATAATCCGGTCCCGGTTGAGGATCTTGCCGGCATCTCCGATAACGCTGCCAGGGGCGGCTGGCAGCGCAGTGGCGCGCCACTCCGGTACGTCCGCGTTCTCGATCGAGACCACGGGCGAACACCCCGCCAGGGCCACCGCCGCCACACCCGCAAGTGCCCAGGCCGTAAGCGGGAAGCGCCGGGTGTTGGCAGGCTGCGTCCGGGCGCGCGGAAGGATGGAAAGCGGTGCTGGCATACCTCCACGCTACCCCGTCCAGGGCCTAACCCGGTTTCCAGCTCCCGGCGCCGGACTAAACTTGGGCGGTGCCTAAATCCCCATACGAGTTCACCGCCGGCAACACCCCCGACGCTCCCCGCAGCGACCTCCCGGAGCTGCTTTCGGCACTTGCCGAGGACCTGCGCCTGGTTGATTACACGCTCGACGGCGTCGCCCGGCTCCTCGGCGAATCGGCCTACGCCGCGCTGAACCGCGACCAGATCATCCCGGCTCTGCTGGCTGCCGAGCGGGCGGTGCGGCAGGACGAGGGCAACGCGGCACTCGCCGCCGTCGTCCGTTTGTGGCTGCTCGCCGAGCCGCAGCCCAGCAAATCGCTCGATGCCGCGCTGAAGGGCATCCGCGCGGAAGGCCTGCAGCTGCTGGGGCTGGTGGAGCCCGTTCCCGGCGGCACCCTTATGGCTGCCAAGGCTGACCTGCGGCCCTACGGCTGGGAGGGTACCGAAGATGACAAGGCAGACGGCAACGGCGGTGCCGAGCTGTGGGTTGCCAGCGACTTGGCGGCACACCAGCAGGAGGGCGTTCTCCGGCACGATCACGTCTTGGGCATCGGCCAGGCCTCCACCACCCTGGTGCAGACCACGTTCCGGCGGCACACCAGGCGGACGCTGGATCTGGGGACGGGCTGCGGCATCCAGGCCTTCCACCTGCTGCACCACTGCGAGCACGTGACGGCCACCGACATCTCCGAAAGGGCGCTGGCTTTTACCCGCTTCAACATCCTGCTTAACGCCGAGGCACTGTCGGTGGATCCGGCCCGGCTTGAGGACAGGGTGAGCCTGCGGGTTGGCTCGCTCCTGGAGCCCGTAGCCGGCGAGGAATTCGGGCTGGTGGTCTCCAACCCGCCCTTCGTCATCACACCGCGGAGCGCCGGGGAGGAGGCGTCCGGGCAATTTACCTACCGCGACGGCGGCCTTCCGGGCGATCAGATTGTGGCAGCCCTCGTGGCGGGACTGCCCGCTGTACTCGCTCCCGGCGGCACGGCACAGATGCTCGGAAACTGGGAGGTCCCCGCCGGCGCTGCTTGGCAGGAGCGCCCCGAGGGGTGGGTCCCTGACGGCGCCGACGCCTGGTTCATCCAGCGCGAAGTGGTGAGCCCGGAGGAATACGCCGAGACGTGGCTGCGCGACGCGTCCGAGAGCCGGGACCGGCAGCATTACAAGGACGCCTACGCGGCCTATTTGGCAGACTTCGAGTCCCGGAACGTGGAAGGGATCGGGTTCGGGATGGTGCTGCTCCGTCGGCCCCTGT
Encoded proteins:
- a CDS encoding rhodanese-related sulfurtransferase; this encodes MALNRIVLFYGFTPIADPEAVRLWQRALCEKLGLTGRILISTDGINATVGGEIGAVKQYLKTTREYKGFHGIDVKWSDGGAEDFPRLSVKVRDEIVSFSAPGELKVDANGVVGGGTHLKPEELHELVDAKKQGGEEVVFFDGRNAFEAQIGRFKDAVVPDVATTHDFIKELDSGKYDSLKDKPVVTYCTGGIRCEVLSSLMVNRGFKEVYQLDGGIVRYGETFKDQGLWEGSLYVFDKRMHLEFSEDAKTIGECTRCAAPTSKFENCSNPSCRTLTLYCAECASSPETLRCPGGCTA
- a CDS encoding methyltransferase; translation: MPKSPYEFTAGNTPDAPRSDLPELLSALAEDLRLVDYTLDGVARLLGESAYAALNRDQIIPALLAAERAVRQDEGNAALAAVVRLWLLAEPQPSKSLDAALKGIRAEGLQLLGLVEPVPGGTLMAAKADLRPYGWEGTEDDKADGNGGAELWVASDLAAHQQEGVLRHDHVLGIGQASTTLVQTTFRRHTRRTLDLGTGCGIQAFHLLHHCEHVTATDISERALAFTRFNILLNAEALSVDPARLEDRVSLRVGSLLEPVAGEEFGLVVSNPPFVITPRSAGEEASGQFTYRDGGLPGDQIVAALVAGLPAVLAPGGTAQMLGNWEVPAGAAWQERPEGWVPDGADAWFIQREVVSPEEYAETWLRDASESRDRQHYKDAYAAYLADFESRNVEGIGFGMVLLRRPLSPGQEPVSRFEEITYPIEQPIGPHLGAALERQDWLSANSISDAHLLVADDVTEERHQRPGAEHPGVILLRQGTGLRRTNLLSTELAGFISACDGDLSAGQIAGALEALLGGGGAGGEGFDAGSFRTGLLAEVANLVRDGFLIPAPE